In Chloroflexota bacterium, the genomic stretch CAGATGGCGCTCGCCGGCGAGGAACCGGACATCGTCATCGGCTGCGCCGGCGGCGGCTCGAACCTCGCCGGGCTGACGTTCCCGTTCATCGGCCGCGGCCTGCGCGGCGGACCGAAGCCGCGGATCATCGCCGTCGAGCCGGAGGCGGCGCCCTCGCTCACCAGGGGTCAGTACCGCTATGACTTCGGCGACACGGGGCAGATGACGCCGCTCGTCAAGATGCACACCCTCGGCCACGACTTCATCCCCGAGCCGATCCACGCCGGTGGTCTCCGCTACCACGGCATGGCGCCGCTTGTCAGTCTCCTCAAGGAGCAGGGCCTCATCGAGGCTCGCGCGGTCCACCAGCGATCGACGTTCGAGGCGGGCGTCCGGTTCGCGCGGGCCGAGGGGATCCTTCCGGCGCCGGAGCCGGCGCACGCGATCCGGGTCGCGATCGACGAGGCCCTCCGCGCTCGCGACGAGGGGCGGCCCACGACGATCCTCTTCAACCTCTGCGGCCACGGCCACTTCGACCTGTCGGCGTACGAGCGGTATCTCTCCGGCTCGCTCGAGGACTTCGAGTATCCGGCCGAGCGTGTCGCCGAGGCCCTGAGGGCACTCGAACCGCTGCCGGTCGGCTGACCGACATGGCGGTGGCGACGGCGTCGACCGCCGTGGGGGCCGGATCGCCTTCGGCCGAGCCGCTCGAGGTGCGCTGGCTCGGCCGGGTGCCGTATCGCGAGGCATGGGCGCTCCAGCATCGACTCCTCGAGGATCGAATCCTCGAGCGGATCCCGGACCAGCTCCTCCTCCTCGAGCACCCGGCCGTCCTCACGCTCGGGCGTGGCGCGGACCCGTTGCACGTGCGCGCCTCACCGGCCGCGCTCGAGGCGCTCGGGATCGAGGTGATCCGCGTCGAACGGGGCGGCGAGGTCACGTATCACGGGCCCGGCCAGCTCGTCGCGTACCCGATCCTCGCCGTCTCGCGCCGCGGACTCCTCATCCGGCCGCTCGTCCGCGCCCTCGAGGCGGCGATGATCGAGACGTGCGCGTCGTTCGGGGTCGTCGCCGGACGGCGCGACGGCCACCCCGGCAGCTGGGTCGCTCCGGAACACACGGAGGCCAGGAAGATCGGGGCGCTCGGGCTACGGATCGAGCGCGGGGTGAGCTATCACGGGATCGCGCTCAACATCGCTCCGAACCTCGCCCACTTCGATCTCATCGATCCGTGCGGGATGCCGGGCGTCGTCTCGACGTCGATCGCGGTCGAGGCGGGCTGGGATGCCGCTGCCCTCGCGCCGGACGCGGTCGCCGCCGAGGTCGCCCGGGCGGGAGCGCGGTTCGCCGATGCGTTCGCCGCCGGCCTTGCGCGGCAGCCCGCTTCGAGCGGCTGACCCATGGCGGCGGGCCTGTTCGAGCTCCGGCGCGATGCGATCACCGGCTGGTGGGTGGCCACAGTCGTCGATCGGGCGTTCCATCGCGATCGGTTCGCCCTCGCTGCCCTGCCGTACGACGACGAAGGGCGTTGCCAGAACTGCGCCGAGCCGTCGGGAGGCGGCATCCGTCTCCGGACGCTCAAGGACTTTGCCTTCAACGTCGTGGGGACTGAAGCGGAGGCGCGTGAGCTCGAAGGCGGCGTCGCCCAGGTCGCCCTCTCGAAGGCGCGGGCCGCCGGAAGCTGGCGGACCGCCATCGCGCCGCCCGACGAGCATCGTCCGCTCCACGCCGTGGACGGCGGGCTTGCCGGCGACCTTCTCCGGGTCTGCCGCGACGCGCTCCGGACCGCCCGCTCCGCCGCCCAGACCGACTACCTCCAGGTCGTTCAGAACTGGGGCGCCCAGGCCGGCGCCCGGACGAACCACCTCTGCCTCGACCTGTACGATCTCCCGCAGGTCCCGCACCGGATCGCCGAGGAGCTCGGCGGCGCGGCCCGTTTCGTCATCCGTGAAGGCGGTTGCCCGTGGTGCCGTCTCGTCGTCGAGGAGCCGGCGCACGGGTTGCGCCTCATCCACGAGGACGAGGCGAGCGTCGCGTTCGCCCCATTCGCGTCCCGGTCGCCGTTCGAGATCTGGGTGGTGCCGCGACGCCACGACGCGGACTTCGGGCGAGCCTCCGACGCCGACCTCGTCGCGACCGCCGCCTCGCTCCAGCGTGTCCTGGGCGACCTCGCCAGACTCGACGGTCCACCGTACAACCTCGTCCTCCACACCGCGCCCCTCCGCGAGCAGGTCGACGGGACGTTCCACTGGCACTGGGAGATCCATCCGCGCCTCCGTGAGATCGCCGGCCTCGAGCTCGGCAGCGGCCTGCCCGTGAACCCGGTGAGCCCGGAGGACGCCGTCGACGAGCTGCTCCGCGCGGCTCGTCGAACGGGAGCGCGCTCCCTCCACGACGGTTGAGGTCCGACCCGCGGATGATCGGGACGGCCCCAGGCGCCATGCGGCGTCACATGCCCATGGTCGAAGGCGTCTCTCGACGTCGGAGCGCGCACCGGCCGCCTGATCGGCATGCCCTGCGCTCGTCGCCGGAGGAACGATGGTCGCCGTCGCGCGCGCGGTCGCGAACCCGCTGCGGGAGCGCTCGCCTGGACGCCTGCCGCTCGGTCTCGAGGTGGCGGAGCCCGTTGGTGCGCACCCTGTGACGTCCGAAGGACCGCACGAAGCCGAAGGACCGCACGAGGCCGCCGCCGCCGACGTCCGGGCGCAGATCGAAGTCCTCTTCTCGCTCCATCATGCGGAGATCCATGGGTTCCTCACCCGGATGGTGCGCGACCCGGAGCTCGCTGCGGACATGACCCAGGACACGTTCGTCAAGGCGTACCGGGCGTACTCCACGCTCGAGGATCCGGAGCGGGCGCGGGCATGGCTCTACCAGATCGCGCATCGTGTCGCCCTCGACGAGTTCCGCCGCCGGCGGATCATCCGCTTCCTCCCCTGGACCGGCGAGTCGCATGGGGCCGCGCCGTCCGCCGAGCACCTCGCGCTCGAGGGCCGGTTCTCGGCGGAGA encodes the following:
- the lipB gene encoding lipoyl(octanoyl) transferase LipB → MAVATASTAVGAGSPSAEPLEVRWLGRVPYREAWALQHRLLEDRILERIPDQLLLLEHPAVLTLGRGADPLHVRASPAALEALGIEVIRVERGGEVTYHGPGQLVAYPILAVSRRGLLIRPLVRALEAAMIETCASFGVVAGRRDGHPGSWVAPEHTEARKIGALGLRIERGVSYHGIALNIAPNLAHFDLIDPCGMPGVVSTSIAVEAGWDAAALAPDAVAAEVARAGARFADAFAAGLARQPASSG
- a CDS encoding RNA polymerase sigma factor — translated: MVAVARAVANPLRERSPGRLPLGLEVAEPVGAHPVTSEGPHEAEGPHEAAAADVRAQIEVLFSLHHAEIHGFLTRMVRDPELAADMTQDTFVKAYRAYSTLEDPERARAWLYQIAHRVALDEFRRRRIIRFLPWTGESHGAAPSAEHLALEGRFSAEMERALLRMPERQRAALILAELHDLTGLELAEALGISHLAARAMLTRARESLRRALAAERAAASAADPERGAR